The following are encoded together in the Bradymonas sediminis genome:
- a CDS encoding KamA family radical SAM protein, protein MPTTYEMRPAIWADIRPEQWQDWHWQQQNRLRSVEALEAVVALSDAERAAFAASSEAFRVAITPHYATLMEASCDPAGPTRCPIRLQALPHPGELVEYAFELDDPLAEEAHMPVPGITHRYPDRVLFYASHNCPMYCRHCTRKRKVSDPTTAASRTQIAQGLDYIRRTKTVRDVLVSGGDPLTLSDARLGEILHGLREIEHVEVIRLGTRNPVTLPQRITPEFCEMLRGVRPLYLHTHFNHPRELGEDAARALRMLLDAGCVLGNQMVLLKGVNDDPETVLELNRKLLIHGCRPYYMLQCDMARGITHFRTPLSTGLRIVEYLRGRIGGMGIPDFVVDLPGGGGKIELSPDYIIDRKPCEIEGVIGEQITFQNWAGETFEFVDLADSSS, encoded by the coding sequence ATGCCCACCACCTACGAGATGCGCCCGGCTATCTGGGCTGATATTCGCCCCGAGCAATGGCAAGATTGGCATTGGCAGCAGCAAAACCGCCTGCGCAGCGTGGAGGCGCTGGAGGCGGTCGTCGCCCTAAGTGACGCCGAGCGCGCGGCCTTTGCGGCGAGCAGCGAGGCGTTTCGGGTCGCGATCACGCCTCATTACGCAACATTGATGGAGGCGTCTTGCGACCCCGCGGGCCCGACCCGCTGCCCCATCCGCCTGCAGGCGCTGCCCCACCCCGGCGAGCTGGTCGAGTACGCGTTTGAGCTCGATGACCCGCTGGCCGAAGAGGCGCATATGCCGGTGCCCGGCATCACGCATCGCTACCCGGATCGGGTGCTCTTTTATGCCAGTCATAATTGCCCGATGTATTGCCGCCACTGCACCCGCAAGCGCAAAGTCTCGGACCCGACGACCGCTGCCTCGCGCACCCAGATCGCCCAGGGCCTCGATTATATTCGGCGCACAAAGACCGTGCGCGACGTGCTCGTCTCCGGCGGCGACCCGCTCACCCTAAGCGACGCTCGCCTGGGCGAGATCCTCCACGGGCTGCGCGAGATCGAGCATGTCGAGGTGATCCGCCTGGGCACCCGCAACCCGGTGACGCTGCCGCAGCGCATCACCCCGGAGTTCTGCGAGATGCTGCGCGGCGTGCGCCCCCTCTATCTGCACACCCACTTCAACCACCCGCGCGAGCTCGGCGAAGACGCCGCGCGCGCCCTTCGCATGCTGCTCGACGCGGGCTGCGTGCTCGGCAATCAAATGGTGCTCCTCAAGGGCGTCAACGACGACCCTGAGACCGTGCTCGAGCTCAACCGCAAGCTGCTCATCCACGGTTGTCGCCCCTATTATATGCTCCAATGCGATATGGCGCGTGGAATCACCCACTTCCGCACACCCCTGAGCACCGGGCTTCGCATCGTCGAATACCTGCGCGGACGCATCGGCGGCATGGGCATTCCTGACTTCGTGGTGGACCTGCCGGGCGGCGGCGGCAAGATTGAGTTGTCCCCCGATTATATTATCGACCGCAAACCCTGCGAAATCGAAGGGGTTATCGGCGAGCAAATCACCTTCCAGAATTGGGCGGGCGAAACCTTCGAATTCGTCGACCTGGCCGACTCGAGCTCATAG
- a CDS encoding vWA domain-containing protein encodes MSRWIKYSSAVSSLLVSTILAAPAFAWDFDDPTCAPTETFETENIPVPQVMLMLDQSGSMDDDNKWEDAINAIDSLTADMTQSTPDELRFGLGLFTTNSTGSELRIEIEVEAAENTHADIMNVLNAENPGGGTPIGSAILAMKDSQTIQASQGAAAGILITDGEPNRGSYGTPDELRDFAVEAACAHRDVAPLYVVGFGDGTDENFNNVTAAAGGTGSCDNGDPCAPGSHQYDASHWDGHCEGSIQADNSTALENALNQLADEIACTFDIATLTGNPTTPEWEDPAQGCTNYDCLKIQLNGNSNSGSNRIFHEDSTMTPQGWKWASSSRTQVRLLGNYCVALRNGSLAVPDAPDIEVTRACMCVAPTGNDCAGSDMVPAPGTCECPVGTWTCNQGTDVCMPKSQCGQPLIGEGDACDNGQLGVCAQSGQTVCDSSGALDCSAQRVEPPETPEITCDGLDNDCNGVVDDVVWQGDLCNPATMEATGPGPLPDNAVTSRCDMGEAFCVNAVAQCEALGPMPEVCNGIDDDCDGSVDNLNDSWQDSDFENMSLEGRYAPAACYQSNVCVCPNGPDTVSGATFEEYLEGWANGPGEPDPSCICGSGINP; translated from the coding sequence ATGAGTCGGTGGATTAAATATTCGAGCGCCGTATCTTCCCTTTTGGTGAGCACAATCCTGGCTGCGCCGGCCTTCGCCTGGGATTTCGACGACCCCACCTGCGCGCCGACGGAGACTTTTGAGACCGAAAATATCCCGGTCCCTCAGGTCATGCTGATGCTCGATCAGAGCGGCTCGATGGATGATGACAACAAATGGGAAGACGCCATCAACGCCATCGATTCGCTCACCGCGGATATGACCCAGTCGACCCCGGATGAGTTGCGATTCGGACTCGGACTTTTTACGACCAATAGTACTGGCAGCGAGCTTCGCATCGAGATCGAGGTCGAAGCCGCCGAGAATACTCACGCCGATATTATGAACGTCCTCAACGCAGAGAATCCGGGAGGTGGCACCCCGATCGGCTCCGCGATTCTGGCCATGAAAGATAGCCAGACCATCCAAGCATCCCAGGGCGCAGCGGCTGGCATCCTTATCACCGACGGCGAGCCCAACCGCGGGAGTTACGGGACGCCTGACGAGTTGCGCGACTTCGCGGTGGAAGCAGCCTGCGCACACCGCGACGTTGCCCCGCTCTATGTCGTCGGATTTGGCGATGGCACCGATGAAAACTTTAATAACGTCACAGCAGCAGCCGGCGGAACCGGCTCCTGCGACAATGGCGACCCCTGCGCCCCCGGCAGCCACCAATACGACGCGTCGCATTGGGACGGACATTGTGAGGGTAGCATCCAGGCCGACAACTCCACCGCGCTCGAGAACGCCCTGAACCAACTCGCCGACGAAATCGCCTGCACCTTCGACATCGCGACGCTGACGGGCAACCCCACCACTCCCGAATGGGAAGACCCGGCTCAAGGCTGCACCAACTACGATTGCCTAAAAATCCAGCTCAACGGCAACTCCAACTCCGGCTCCAACCGCATCTTCCATGAAGACTCGACGATGACACCTCAGGGGTGGAAGTGGGCCTCCTCAAGCCGAACGCAGGTTCGCCTGCTTGGCAATTATTGCGTCGCTCTTAGAAACGGCAGCCTGGCGGTTCCCGATGCCCCTGATATTGAGGTCACCCGCGCGTGCATGTGCGTCGCCCCGACCGGCAATGACTGCGCAGGCTCCGACATGGTGCCTGCCCCGGGCACCTGCGAATGCCCGGTGGGCACCTGGACCTGCAACCAGGGCACCGACGTTTGCATGCCCAAATCCCAGTGCGGGCAACCACTGATCGGCGAAGGCGACGCCTGCGATAACGGACAACTCGGCGTCTGCGCCCAGAGCGGCCAAACCGTCTGCGATAGCAGCGGCGCCCTCGACTGCAGCGCGCAACGAGTCGAGCCGCCGGAGACGCCCGAGATCACCTGCGACGGGCTCGATAACGACTGCAACGGCGTCGTCGATGACGTGGTCTGGCAGGGCGATCTCTGCAACCCTGCCACCATGGAAGCCACCGGCCCCGGCCCGCTGCCTGACAACGCCGTGACCAGCCGCTGCGATATGGGCGAGGCGTTCTGCGTCAACGCGGTCGCCCAATGCGAGGCGCTCGGGCCGATGCCTGAGGTCTGCAACGGCATCGACGACGACTGCGACGGCAGCGTCGACAACCTCAACGATAGCTGGCAGGACTCCGATTTCGAGAATATGTCCCTCGAGGGCAGATACGCCCCGGCCGCCTGCTATCAGAGCAATGTCTGTGTCTGCCCGAACGGACCCGACACCGTCTCAGGCGCGACCTTTGAAGAGTATCTCGAGGGCTGGGCCAACGGACCCGGCGAGCCCGACCCCAGCTGCATCTGCGGCTCGGGCATCAACCCCTGA